In Acidiphilium acidophilum, one genomic interval encodes:
- a CDS encoding NAD+ synthase: protein MPRADTTSQGREAAYRPFAAKTSAIRAGNHDAPPESPYHRHMTEKLTIAIAQLDLHVGAIDKNLAAIRTARNEASRQGADLLVTPELSIAGYPPEDLVLKPAFIAACETAAASLAADTADGGPGVIVGLPWLSNGNLHNAAFILDGGAIIARRAKHELPNYGVFDEKRVFVAGPAPGPVPFRGFRLGVPICEDWWFPAVPETLAETGAEILISTNASPFEDGKQGRRLQLALNRVVETGLPFIFAALTGGQDEIVFDGASFALNADRSIALRMAHFEPGLAITTWQRTATGLVCTPHPIPPDPERLDLVYRAMVMGLADYVNKNNFPGVILGLSGGIDSAISAAVAVDALGPARVRAVMMPSRYTSAHSLEDAAACASLLGIRCDTIPITDATAAFETVLTPLFEGRAPDITEENIQSRARGLILMALSNKLGAMVLTTGNKSEMSVGYATLYGDMCGGYSVLKDVYKTTVFELCRWRNTHRPDNAMGPAGPVMPARVITKPPSAELRDNQTDQDSLPPYECLDEILAGLIEGEASLADLIDAGHDRATVTRIWRLLDRAEYKRRQAPPGVKITQRAFGRDRRYPITNGFTDLIS, encoded by the coding sequence ATGCCTCGTGCGGACACAACCTCACAAGGGCGTGAGGCGGCATACCGCCCGTTCGCTGCCAAAACAAGCGCGATCCGCGCCGGCAATCATGACGCGCCGCCCGAATCCCCCTATCATCGGCACATGACCGAAAAGCTGACCATCGCGATCGCCCAGCTCGACCTTCACGTCGGCGCCATCGACAAAAACCTCGCCGCCATCCGCACCGCCCGCAACGAGGCATCCCGCCAGGGTGCGGATCTGCTGGTCACGCCCGAACTCAGCATCGCCGGCTACCCGCCCGAAGATCTCGTCCTGAAACCCGCCTTCATCGCCGCCTGCGAAACCGCCGCCGCATCCCTCGCCGCCGACACCGCGGATGGCGGACCCGGCGTGATCGTCGGCCTGCCCTGGCTCTCGAACGGCAATCTGCACAACGCCGCCTTCATCCTCGATGGCGGCGCCATCATCGCCCGCCGTGCCAAGCACGAACTGCCGAATTACGGCGTGTTCGATGAAAAACGCGTCTTCGTCGCCGGTCCCGCCCCCGGCCCGGTGCCATTTCGCGGCTTCCGCCTCGGCGTGCCGATCTGCGAGGATTGGTGGTTCCCCGCCGTTCCCGAAACCCTTGCCGAAACCGGGGCCGAAATCCTGATTTCGACCAACGCCTCCCCGTTCGAAGACGGCAAGCAGGGGCGGCGCCTGCAACTCGCGCTCAACCGCGTGGTCGAAACCGGCCTCCCGTTCATTTTCGCCGCCCTCACCGGCGGGCAGGACGAGATCGTGTTCGACGGTGCCTCCTTCGCCCTGAACGCCGATCGCTCGATCGCCCTGCGCATGGCCCATTTCGAACCCGGTCTCGCCATCACGACGTGGCAGCGCACCGCAACCGGGCTGGTCTGCACGCCGCATCCCATCCCCCCCGATCCCGAACGGCTCGACCTCGTCTACCGCGCCATGGTCATGGGCCTCGCCGATTACGTGAACAAAAACAACTTCCCCGGCGTCATCCTCGGCCTGTCCGGCGGGATCGACAGCGCGATCTCCGCCGCCGTCGCGGTCGATGCGCTGGGCCCGGCCCGGGTGCGCGCGGTGATGATGCCGAGCCGCTACACCAGCGCCCACAGCCTCGAAGACGCCGCCGCCTGCGCCAGCCTGCTCGGCATCCGGTGCGACACCATCCCGATCACGGATGCCACCGCCGCGTTCGAGACCGTCCTCACCCCGCTATTCGAAGGCCGCGCGCCGGACATCACCGAGGAAAACATCCAGTCCCGCGCCCGCGGCCTGATCCTGATGGCGCTATCGAACAAACTCGGCGCGATGGTGCTCACGACCGGCAACAAATCCGAAATGTCGGTCGGCTACGCCACCCTCTACGGCGACATGTGCGGCGGCTACTCGGTTCTGAAAGACGTCTACAAAACCACGGTGTTCGAGCTCTGCCGCTGGCGCAACACCCACCGTCCGGATAACGCGATGGGCCCGGCCGGCCCGGTCATGCCCGCCCGCGTCATCACCAAGCCCCCCAGCGCCGAACTCCGCGACAACCAGACCGATCAGGACAGCCTGCCGCCCTACGAGTGTCTCGATGAAATCCTCGCCGGCCTGATCGAGGGCGAAGCCTCCCTCGCCGACCTGATCGACGCCGGCCACGACCGCGCCACCGTCACCCGGATCTGGCGCCTGCTCGACCGCGCCGAATACAAACGCCGCCAGGCCCCGCCCGGCGTGAAAATCACCCAACGCGCCTTCGGCCGCGACCGCCGCTACCCGATCACCAACGGCTTCACCGACCTGATCTCCTGA
- a CDS encoding YidB family protein, which produces MGLFDQISGMVGSALGGSDDAAGGGIQAQVMSVLKQNGIDGMSGLVQQFEQSGMGAHVASWVGDGQNLPISAAQVQAALGSPVIASIAQRFGVDPAMAANLLAQHLPDAVDQATPDGTMPDGS; this is translated from the coding sequence ATGGGTTTGTTCGATCAGATTTCCGGCATGGTGGGCTCGGCGCTCGGCGGGTCCGACGATGCGGCGGGCGGTGGCATACAGGCTCAGGTGATGAGCGTGCTGAAGCAGAACGGGATCGATGGGATGTCCGGCCTGGTGCAGCAATTCGAGCAATCCGGCATGGGGGCGCATGTCGCCTCATGGGTCGGGGACGGACAGAATTTGCCGATTTCGGCCGCGCAGGTGCAGGCAGCGCTGGGCAGTCCGGTGATTGCCTCGATCGCGCAACGGTTCGGCGTCGATCCGGCGATGGCGGCCAATCTGCTCGCGCAGCACCTGCCCGATGCGGTGGATCAGGCGACGCCGGATGGCACTATGCCCGACGGTTCGTGA
- a CDS encoding NADPH-dependent FMN reductase produces MSDFTIVGLCGSLRRGSFNMAALRAAADLVPEGAVIEIAGIGDIPLYDDDVRATGMPEPVLTLAARVAAADAVLIATPEYNYSIPGVLKNTIDWLSRCDPQPFKGKPVAIMGASPGMIGTARAQYDLRKVFVFLDAHVLNKPEIMIGGAAQKFDGGGVLVDPVTRQFIGQQIIALRDWARRLQG; encoded by the coding sequence ATGAGCGATTTCACCATCGTCGGGTTGTGCGGCAGTCTGCGGCGGGGTTCGTTCAACATGGCCGCGTTGCGCGCGGCGGCCGATCTGGTGCCTGAGGGGGCGGTGATCGAGATCGCCGGGATCGGCGATATCCCGTTATATGACGATGATGTGCGCGCGACGGGAATGCCTGAACCGGTGCTGACGCTGGCCGCGCGTGTGGCGGCGGCGGATGCGGTTCTGATCGCGACGCCGGAATATAACTACTCGATTCCCGGGGTGCTCAAGAACACGATCGATTGGCTGTCCCGCTGCGATCCGCAGCCATTCAAGGGCAAGCCGGTGGCGATCATGGGGGCGAGCCCCGGCATGATCGGGACGGCGCGGGCGCAATACGATCTGCGCAAGGTGTTCGTGTTTCTCGATGCGCATGTGCTGAACAAGCCGGAGATCATGATTGGCGGGGCCGCGCAGAAATTCGATGGCGGTGGCGTATTGGTCGATCCGGTGACACGCCAGTTCATCGGTCAGCAGATCATCGCATTGCGCGACTGGGCGCGGCGGTTGCAGGGCTGA
- a CDS encoding beta/alpha barrel domain-containing protein, with the protein MGRAPRRVSRADLDAGIAARTDAYFNRTKAIVAKFGDSRVTYAYFLRRPVVSAPALMLAWLNEVAAARGETIDIELQHPEGTWVGAGEPIAYITGSFLLLVDLETILLQKLGPACVAAHNAYQMCAALPKSAFLAMEARHCAGAEMAEMMAYAAAVGSRAAQAEGARGFIGNANDATAHYFGAPHGFGTMPHALIGYAGSTLRAAEMFRETFPDSDLTVLTDYFGLEVTDALAVCRRYPELAASGRLSVRLDTHGGRFLEGLDPQESYAVMERHAPGAIRRYRSHNELRYLIGTGVSAAAIWRMRETLDEAGFVRVRIVASSGFGVEKCSVLADAHTPIDVVGTGSFIPETWGETYATADIVAYDGQSRVKIGREFLLRDRT; encoded by the coding sequence ATGGGCCGCGCCCCGCGCCGCGTCTCCCGCGCCGATCTCGATGCCGGGATCGCGGCGCGGACCGATGCGTATTTCAACCGGACCAAGGCGATCGTCGCCAAATTCGGCGACAGCCGGGTGACCTACGCCTATTTTCTCCGCCGCCCGGTCGTCTCCGCCCCCGCCCTCATGCTGGCCTGGCTGAACGAGGTCGCCGCCGCGCGCGGCGAGACCATCGATATCGAGCTTCAGCACCCCGAAGGCACCTGGGTCGGCGCTGGTGAACCGATCGCCTATATCACCGGCAGTTTCCTGCTCCTGGTCGACCTTGAGACCATCCTGCTGCAGAAACTCGGTCCGGCCTGCGTTGCCGCGCACAACGCCTATCAGATGTGCGCGGCCCTGCCGAAATCCGCCTTTCTCGCGATGGAAGCCCGGCACTGCGCCGGGGCCGAGATGGCCGAGATGATGGCCTACGCCGCCGCCGTCGGCTCGCGCGCGGCGCAGGCCGAAGGCGCGCGCGGCTTCATCGGCAACGCCAACGATGCCACCGCGCATTATTTCGGCGCGCCGCACGGGTTCGGCACCATGCCCCACGCCCTGATCGGCTATGCCGGCAGTACCTTGCGCGCCGCCGAGATGTTCCGCGAAACCTTTCCCGACTCCGACCTCACGGTGCTGACCGATTATTTCGGCCTCGAAGTCACCGATGCCCTCGCCGTGTGCCGCCGCTACCCCGAACTTGCCGCATCCGGCCGCCTCTCGGTCCGGCTCGACACCCATGGCGGCCGATTCCTCGAAGGGCTCGATCCGCAGGAAAGCTATGCGGTGATGGAACGTCACGCACCGGGCGCGATCCGCCGCTACCGCAGCCACAACGAATTGCGCTACCTGATCGGAACCGGCGTCTCCGCGGCCGCGATCTGGCGGATGCGCGAAACCCTCGATGAAGCCGGGTTCGTCCGCGTCAGGATCGTGGCCTCCTCCGGCTTCGGAGTCGAGAAATGCAGCGTCCTCGCCGATGCCCACACCCCGATCGACGTGGTCGGTACCGGCAGCTTCATCCCCGAAACCTGGGGCGAAACCTACGCCACCGCCGATATCGTCGCCTATGACGGCCAGTCCCGCGTCAAGATCGGCCGCGAATTCCTGCTGCGCGACCGAACCTGA
- a CDS encoding class II 3-deoxy-7-phosphoheptulonate synthase, with protein sequence MTATTPIAAPQGQWTPASWRAKPILQVPSYPDQDKLAAMEARLHRFPPLVFAGEARRLKSSLALAAQGRAFVLHGGDCAESFGDFTANIIRDTFRVLLQMAVVLTYGGSVPVIKLGRMAGQFAKPRSSDTETIGGVTLPSYRGDIVNGPDFSPEARMPDPARMEFGYFQSAGTLNLLRAFASGGYADLHQVHRWNLDFVRRSPLAERYRDLSSRIDETLQFMAACGMTSQSTPQIHETEFYTSHESLLLPYEQALTRVDSTTGDHYACSAHFLWIGDRTRQLEGAHVEFMRGVKNPIGLKVGPTMEEDDLLRLIERLDPDAEPGRLTLIARMGADHVAAKLPKLLRAARREGRHNAWLCDPMHGNTITTAGRIKTRRFDAILSEVRGFFDIHEAEGTIPGGVHVEMTGQDVTECIGGARQLSEADLSARYETFCDPRLNAEQSLELAFLIAAELKSRRAPRTTEIAAE encoded by the coding sequence ATGACCGCAACGACCCCGATTGCCGCACCCCAGGGACAATGGACGCCCGCATCCTGGCGCGCCAAGCCGATCCTTCAAGTCCCGTCCTATCCGGACCAGGACAAGCTCGCCGCGATGGAAGCCCGCCTGCACCGCTTTCCGCCCCTGGTCTTTGCCGGCGAAGCCCGTCGCCTCAAATCCTCGCTCGCCCTTGCCGCGCAGGGCCGTGCCTTCGTGCTCCACGGCGGCGATTGCGCCGAGAGCTTCGGCGATTTCACTGCCAACATCATCCGCGACACGTTCCGCGTCCTGCTGCAAATGGCCGTGGTCCTCACCTATGGCGGCTCGGTGCCGGTGATCAAGCTCGGCCGCATGGCCGGCCAGTTCGCCAAGCCCCGCTCGTCGGACACCGAAACCATCGGCGGCGTGACACTGCCCTCCTATCGCGGCGATATCGTCAACGGCCCTGATTTCAGCCCCGAAGCCCGCATGCCGGACCCCGCGCGCATGGAATTCGGTTATTTCCAGTCCGCCGGCACCCTCAATCTGCTGCGCGCCTTCGCCTCCGGCGGCTATGCCGACCTCCATCAGGTCCATCGCTGGAATCTCGATTTCGTCCGCCGCTCGCCCCTGGCCGAGCGCTACCGCGACCTGTCCTCGCGCATCGACGAGACCCTGCAATTCATGGCCGCCTGCGGCATGACCAGCCAATCCACGCCGCAGATCCACGAGACCGAATTCTACACCAGCCACGAATCCCTCCTGCTGCCCTATGAACAGGCGCTCACCCGCGTCGATTCCACCACCGGCGATCACTATGCCTGCTCCGCCCATTTCCTCTGGATCGGCGATCGTACCCGCCAGCTCGAAGGCGCGCATGTCGAATTCATGCGCGGGGTGAAAAACCCGATCGGCCTGAAGGTCGGCCCGACCATGGAGGAGGACGACCTGCTCCGCCTTATCGAGCGGCTCGACCCCGATGCCGAACCCGGCCGCCTCACGCTCATCGCCCGGATGGGGGCCGATCACGTCGCGGCCAAGCTGCCCAAACTCCTGCGCGCAGCCCGGCGCGAAGGCCGCCACAATGCCTGGCTGTGCGACCCGATGCACGGCAACACCATCACCACCGCAGGCCGGATCAAGACCCGTCGCTTCGATGCGATCCTGTCCGAAGTCCGCGGCTTCTTCGACATTCACGAGGCGGAGGGCACCATTCCCGGCGGTGTGCATGTCGAAATGACCGGGCAGGACGTCACCGAATGCATCGGCGGGGCCCGCCAACTCTCGGAGGCCGACCTTTCAGCCCGTTACGAAACCTTCTGCGACCCCCGCCTCAACGCGGAACAATCGCTCGAACTCGCCTTCCTGATCGCCGCCGAGCTGAAATCCCGCCGCGCCCCCCGGACCACCGAGATCGCGGCGGAATAA
- the gorA gene encoding glutathione-disulfide reductase, with the protein MTHDFDLFVIGGGSAGVRLARIAAGHGARVGIAENRFWGGTCVNIGCVPKKLMVMAAEYGLAAEDATGFGWNMTKGAHDWSRFIAAKNAEIARLNGAYTGLLERAGATIFNGTATIHNAHTIEIGHHRHTAARIAIATGGHPIRPDIPGGEHAIVSDDAFYLPERPNRVVMIGAGYIGVEFAGIFAGLGSKVDLVYRQPLPLRGFDPDLRAGLSEALTNHGITLHPGQCPLKIEDLGHAKRLHMTNGHHIDADCIFFATGRAPNTAGLGLEHAGVTLAPGGAIPIDEAFRTNIPHIFALGDVTDRLNLTPVATAEGHALADTLFGANPRGVSLTNIPSAVFSIPPLATIGVHEDEAPPGTKIFVTRFTPMRHSLSRRPRKTLMKLLVDGETDKVIGAHMLGEDAAEIIQGIAIAIIAGATKADFDHTIGIHPTAAEEFVTLRTETRRVGTADAKAAE; encoded by the coding sequence ATGACCCATGATTTCGACCTTTTCGTCATCGGCGGCGGTTCGGCCGGTGTCCGCCTCGCCCGCATCGCCGCCGGGCACGGCGCCAGGGTCGGCATCGCGGAAAACCGGTTCTGGGGCGGCACCTGCGTCAATATCGGCTGTGTCCCGAAAAAGCTGATGGTTATGGCCGCCGAATACGGACTCGCCGCCGAGGACGCCACCGGCTTCGGCTGGAACATGACCAAAGGCGCTCACGACTGGTCCCGGTTCATCGCGGCGAAAAATGCGGAGATCGCCCGGCTGAACGGCGCCTATACCGGCCTGCTCGAACGCGCCGGCGCCACCATCTTCAACGGTACGGCCACGATCCATAACGCCCACACCATCGAAATCGGGCATCACCGGCACACCGCCGCCCGAATCGCCATCGCCACGGGCGGCCACCCGATCCGGCCTGACATCCCCGGTGGCGAGCACGCCATCGTCTCGGACGACGCTTTCTACCTGCCTGAGCGCCCCAACCGCGTCGTCATGATCGGCGCCGGCTATATCGGCGTCGAATTCGCCGGAATCTTCGCGGGCCTCGGCTCGAAGGTCGATCTGGTCTATCGCCAGCCGCTCCCCCTGCGCGGCTTCGACCCCGATCTCCGTGCCGGCCTCTCCGAAGCCCTGACCAATCACGGGATCACCCTCCACCCCGGCCAGTGTCCCCTGAAAATCGAGGATCTCGGCCATGCCAAACGCCTGCACATGACCAACGGCCATCACATCGATGCCGATTGCATCTTCTTCGCGACGGGCCGGGCTCCGAACACGGCGGGTCTCGGTCTCGAACACGCCGGGGTCACCCTTGCCCCCGGCGGGGCGATCCCGATCGATGAGGCGTTCCGCACCAACATCCCCCATATCTTCGCCCTCGGCGACGTCACCGACCGGCTCAACCTGACCCCGGTCGCCACCGCCGAAGGCCACGCCTTGGCCGACACGTTGTTCGGCGCCAATCCGCGCGGCGTGTCGCTGACCAACATCCCCAGCGCCGTATTCTCGATCCCGCCGCTCGCCACCATCGGCGTCCACGAGGATGAAGCGCCGCCGGGCACGAAAATCTTTGTCACCCGCTTCACCCCGATGCGCCACAGCCTGAGCAGACGCCCGCGCAAGACCCTGATGAAACTGCTGGTCGACGGCGAGACCGACAAGGTGATCGGCGCCCACATGCTCGGCGAGGACGCCGCCGAGATCATCCAGGGCATCGCCATCGCCATCATCGCGGGAGCGACCAAGGCGGATTTCGACCATACCATCGGCATCCATCCCACCGCCGCCGAGGAATTCGTCACCCTGCGGACCGAGACCCGCCGTGTCGGCACGGCGGATGCGAAAGCGGCGGAGTAG
- a CDS encoding SDR family oxidoreductase has protein sequence MTKLAVITGAGAGVGRATAQAFAREGCDIGLIGRDRERLETAAAELRTLGVRACVAPADMADADAVDHAADTIEAELGPIDIWVNNAMATIFAPVAEITPAEFKRATEATYLGTVHGVMTALRHMKTRGEGTIINVGSALAYRSVPLQSAYCGAKAAIKGFTDSLRSELIHDRSAIKISMVHLPAVNTPQFDWALNKMGRRAQPVPPIYDPEIPANAIVFAAFNHRREIWVGMPTVVAILANRIAPGFADNYLATHGYSTQMSNQPLPADQPANLFEPVSGPRGARGRFTDQSRHGSFEMFTDRHKSVAYGLLAVAGAGAIAGLHQLAKKYDF, from the coding sequence ATGACCAAACTCGCCGTCATCACCGGCGCCGGCGCCGGTGTCGGTCGCGCCACCGCTCAGGCCTTCGCCCGCGAGGGCTGCGATATCGGCCTGATCGGGCGCGACCGCGAGCGTCTGGAAACCGCCGCCGCCGAACTGCGTACGCTCGGTGTCCGTGCCTGCGTCGCCCCCGCCGACATGGCGGATGCGGATGCCGTGGACCACGCCGCCGACACGATCGAAGCCGAACTCGGCCCGATCGATATCTGGGTGAACAACGCGATGGCAACGATCTTCGCCCCGGTCGCCGAAATCACGCCCGCCGAATTCAAGCGCGCCACCGAGGCGACCTATCTCGGCACCGTCCATGGCGTCATGACCGCGCTACGGCATATGAAAACCCGAGGCGAGGGTACGATCATCAACGTCGGCTCCGCCCTCGCCTACCGCTCGGTGCCGCTGCAATCAGCCTATTGCGGCGCGAAAGCCGCGATCAAGGGCTTCACCGACAGTCTCCGCAGCGAACTCATCCACGACCGCAGCGCGATCAAGATCAGCATGGTCCATCTGCCGGCGGTGAACACGCCGCAATTCGACTGGGCGCTGAACAAAATGGGCCGTCGCGCCCAACCCGTCCCGCCGATCTACGACCCCGAAATTCCCGCCAACGCCATCGTGTTCGCAGCCTTCAACCACCGAAGGGAAATCTGGGTCGGCATGCCCACCGTGGTCGCCATTCTCGCCAACCGGATCGCCCCGGGTTTCGCCGATAACTACCTCGCCACCCACGGCTATTCCACGCAAATGTCCAACCAGCCCCTCCCGGCGGATCAGCCCGCAAACCTGTTCGAACCCGTCTCCGGCCCCCGCGGCGCCCGGGGCCGCTTCACCGACCAGTCCCGCCACGGCAGCTTCGAGATGTTCACCGACCGGCATAAATCCGTGGCCTACGGTCTCCTCGCGGTGGCCGGTGCCGGAGCGATCGCCGGGTTGCATCAGCTGGCGAAAAAATACGATTTCTAG
- a CDS encoding monovalent cation:proton antiporter-2 (CPA2) family protein: protein MMIETLVALLAATVVMVPIARRLGVGSIVGYLVAGLVIGPDGLRLVTGVSQIQNVSELGVIMLLFLIGLEIRPHRLWILRKTILGLGFGQMVPSAAVLAWLAHLAGLDWRASVLLGLGLALSSTAIVLPMLGERNLLSAASGRDAFAVLLFQDMAFIPLVALVPLFAGGHLPDHLPHHVPWLAVGRAVVAVVAILGGGIYLVERIFRLVGGTRTPEVFTAMTLLIVVGTAALAHWAGLSPSLGAFMAGALLSDSEFRHAIQADIEPFEGLLLGFFFISVGMSVDFGLLVAQPLTIVAAVAATLIVKAVVGFVVSFIKRRSAATALRFAVALPEGSEFSFVLFGAAVSAGALSRTQAGLATLTVALSMLVVPLLFAGIERFAVPRMNKRKVASAAIAPDRPTPVLICGFGRVGQIVGRLLSVRRIPFTALDQNAEHVAFVRRFGARAYFGDPTRITVLRAAGAETAKVLVIALDDVEAALKLAELARRHLPHLTIMARARNRRHAQLLMDLGVTLIVRETLLSSLKLGEMALTALDVPPGEAARTVATFAARDEALLSETQGFAGDESRVIASLQQSVTELQELFEADREVTAGAG, encoded by the coding sequence ATGATGATTGAGACGCTGGTGGCCTTGCTGGCCGCGACAGTGGTTATGGTGCCGATTGCCCGGCGGCTCGGGGTGGGCAGCATCGTCGGTTATCTGGTGGCCGGGCTGGTGATCGGGCCGGACGGGTTGCGGCTGGTCACCGGAGTATCGCAGATCCAGAACGTGTCGGAACTCGGCGTGATCATGCTGCTGTTCCTGATCGGGCTGGAAATCCGGCCGCATCGGCTCTGGATTCTGCGCAAGACCATTCTTGGTCTCGGCTTCGGCCAGATGGTGCCGAGTGCGGCGGTGCTTGCGTGGCTCGCGCATCTCGCGGGGCTGGACTGGCGGGCCTCGGTATTGCTGGGGTTGGGGCTCGCCCTGTCCTCCACCGCGATCGTGCTGCCGATGCTCGGCGAGCGCAACCTGCTGAGTGCTGCCTCCGGGCGGGATGCATTCGCTGTGCTGCTGTTTCAGGACATGGCGTTCATTCCGCTGGTGGCACTGGTGCCGCTGTTCGCCGGCGGGCATCTGCCGGATCATTTGCCGCACCACGTGCCGTGGCTCGCGGTCGGGCGGGCGGTGGTCGCGGTCGTCGCGATTCTGGGCGGCGGGATATACCTTGTCGAGCGGATATTTCGGTTGGTGGGCGGCACGCGGACGCCCGAAGTGTTCACAGCGATGACGCTGCTGATCGTGGTCGGCACGGCGGCGCTGGCGCATTGGGCCGGATTGTCGCCCTCGCTCGGCGCGTTCATGGCCGGGGCGCTGCTGTCGGATTCCGAGTTCCGTCATGCGATTCAGGCGGATATCGAGCCGTTCGAGGGATTGCTGCTCGGGTTTTTCTTTATTTCGGTCGGCATGTCGGTCGATTTCGGGCTGCTGGTGGCACAACCGCTGACGATCGTGGCGGCGGTGGCGGCGACGCTGATTGTGAAGGCAGTCGTCGGGTTCGTCGTTTCCTTCATCAAGCGCCGGAGTGCCGCGACCGCGCTGCGGTTTGCGGTGGCCTTGCCGGAGGGGAGCGAATTCAGCTTCGTGCTGTTCGGCGCGGCGGTAAGCGCGGGGGCGTTGAGCAGGACCCAGGCCGGGCTGGCGACGCTGACGGTGGCGCTTTCGATGCTGGTGGTGCCCCTGCTGTTCGCGGGGATCGAACGGTTCGCGGTTCCCCGGATGAACAAGCGCAAGGTGGCCTCCGCCGCGATCGCGCCGGATCGGCCCACACCGGTGCTGATCTGCGGGTTCGGGCGGGTCGGGCAGATCGTCGGTCGGTTGCTCTCGGTCCGGCGGATACCGTTCACCGCGCTTGATCAGAATGCCGAGCATGTCGCCTTCGTGCGCCGGTTCGGCGCGAGGGCGTATTTCGGCGATCCGACCAGGATCACGGTGCTGCGCGCCGCCGGCGCCGAGACCGCGAAAGTGCTGGTGATCGCGCTCGACGATGTCGAGGCGGCGCTGAAACTGGCCGAGTTGGCGCGCCGGCATCTGCCGCATCTGACCATCATGGCACGCGCGCGCAACCGGCGACACGCGCAGTTGCTGATGGACCTCGGGGTAACGCTGATCGTGCGCGAGACCCTGCTGTCGAGCCTGAAACTGGGCGAGATGGCATTGACCGCGCTTGATGTGCCGCCCGGGGAGGCGGCGCGCACGGTCGCGACGTTTGCGGCCCGCGACGAGGCGCTGCTGTCCGAGACCCAGGGGTTCGCCGGTGACGAATCGCGGGTGATCGCCAGCCTGCAACAGAGCGTGACCGAATTGCAGGAATTGTTCGAGGCCGATCGCGAGGTGACCGCCGGAGCGGGGTGA
- a CDS encoding NAD-dependent epimerase/dehydratase family protein — protein MPAPARILITGAGGFVGTYLRRALASRWPAASIIAGTADMTDPIAVTAMIEAAQPDVVVHLAGIASVPAARAAPDAAFAVNLGGSLAVARALLAVAPDSVMVHAGSAECYGDSFRAGTALDEQAPFAPLNIYAASKAAADLALGAMAAESRLRLVRFRPFNHTGPGQSDAFVIPAFAAQIRAISEDRQPPVIRVGNLDAARDFLDVRDVVGAYSLAIEHRDDLPLNPVFNLASGVPRRIGDILDAMIAASGKDIAIEIDPSRLRPVDIPTAFGNPAAARRILFWHPTIPFEDTLRAMLQAAPTPEPR, from the coding sequence ATGCCGGCGCCCGCCCGCATCCTGATCACCGGTGCCGGCGGTTTCGTGGGCACCTATCTCCGCCGTGCTCTCGCTTCCCGCTGGCCCGCCGCCTCGATCATCGCCGGAACCGCGGACATGACCGATCCCATCGCGGTCACCGCGATGATCGAGGCGGCACAGCCGGATGTCGTGGTCCATCTCGCGGGCATCGCCTCAGTTCCGGCAGCGCGCGCGGCGCCTGACGCCGCTTTCGCGGTCAATCTCGGCGGCAGCCTCGCGGTGGCCCGCGCCCTCCTCGCCGTCGCCCCCGATAGCGTGATGGTCCACGCCGGCAGCGCCGAATGCTATGGTGACAGTTTCCGCGCCGGCACCGCGCTCGACGAACAGGCGCCGTTCGCACCGCTCAACATCTACGCCGCGAGCAAAGCCGCCGCCGACCTCGCCCTCGGGGCGATGGCCGCGGAATCCCGCCTCCGCCTGGTTCGGTTTCGCCCGTTCAACCATACCGGCCCCGGCCAGAGCGATGCCTTCGTCATCCCCGCCTTCGCCGCCCAGATCAGAGCGATCAGCGAGGACCGGCAACCCCCGGTGATCCGCGTCGGCAACCTCGATGCCGCACGCGACTTCCTCGACGTGCGCGACGTGGTCGGCGCCTACAGCCTCGCAATCGAACATCGCGACGATCTGCCGCTCAACCCGGTCTTCAATCTGGCCTCAGGCGTGCCACGCCGGATCGGCGACATTCTCGACGCCATGATCGCCGCCTCCGGCAAGGACATCGCCATCGAGATCGACCCGTCCCGCCTGCGCCCGGTCGATATCCCCACCGCCTTCGGCAACCCCGCCGCCGCACGCCGCATTCTGTTCTGGCATCCCACCATCCCGTTCGAGGACACCCTGCGCGCCATGCTGCAAGCGGCCCCCACCCCGGAACCGCGCTGA